A single Bufo bufo chromosome 6, aBufBuf1.1, whole genome shotgun sequence DNA region contains:
- the TMEM100 gene encoding transmembrane protein 100 — protein sequence MMEQPIKDILLGSPKSSDPMMMEKRANDCVITTIPRVNETQLTAATGGAELSCYRCTIPFGVVILIAGIVVTAVAYSFNSHGSIISVFGLVLLSSGLLLVCSSALCWKIRQRKKRAKRRESQTALVANQRSLFA from the coding sequence ATGATGGAGCAGCCGATCAAAGATATACTTTTGGGGTCtccaaagtcttcagaccctatgATGATGGAGAAACGTGCCAATGACTGTGTGATTACAACTATTCCAAGAGTCAATGAGACCCAACTGACTGCAGCAACAGGTGGAGCAGAGCTGTCTTGCTACCGTTGCACTATCCCTTTCGGAGTGGTTATACTAATAGCAGGCATTGTGGTCACAGCGGTGGCGTATAGTTTTAACTCTCATGGATCCATTATCTCTGTGTTTGGGCTGGTCCTACTCTCTTCCGGACTTCTTCTGGTGTGCTCCAGTGCGCTGTGCTGGAAAATTAGGCAACGGAAAAAGAGAGCTAAAAGGAGAGAGAGTCAGACAGCGTTGGTGGCAAACCAAAGGAGTTTATTTGCCTAA